One genomic region from Haloterrigena gelatinilytica encodes:
- a CDS encoding TrkH family potassium uptake protein: protein MRVRYSAVGRDLGRIVQVVSLMLLVSIPVALVHGEFYAIPAFAGSALLMGGIGLGLARRYQDVSDTGRLEAMVTAAAAWGTVGVFGGLPFLLIAWTIAIDPYPAWANTPAMTDTVAVFRRPLHGIFESISGFTSTGLTMAAVEEDLPRSLHWWRSFTEWIGGVGVIVLTVAILARPGSGSLTLYKSEARSEKIHPSIVSTVTEIWKIYLGFTLAGIVLFLAAGMPAWDAINHSMTAIATGGFSVHADSIGHYGSPLIEYAVIPMMVAGSIAFPIHYLLLKGELENFYTDIQTRWVFLWFGIGSIALLALLSVGNQYETLEETFRIALFQFVSATSNAGFGTATIGGGTERVWTAGPTLLLCLGMLTGAAAGSTVGGLKLVRVITLIKGTIWQIRSVFVPASAIRRLRIGDRSLDQSQAQREYTEATVVFVLWLAGLAVGIAVFLWTLPPEYPLEYVVFDVMSAQSTVGLDAGITGPEMPTAAKTVLIFNMWIGRLEIIPVAVLLGALFQKLDLYR from the coding sequence ATGAGAGTCCGGTATTCGGCGGTGGGGCGAGACCTCGGCCGAATCGTGCAGGTCGTCTCGCTGATGTTGCTCGTCTCGATCCCGGTCGCGCTCGTCCACGGGGAGTTCTACGCGATCCCCGCCTTCGCCGGCTCCGCCCTCCTGATGGGCGGAATCGGTCTCGGTCTCGCGCGGCGATACCAGGACGTGTCCGACACCGGTCGACTCGAGGCGATGGTCACGGCCGCGGCCGCGTGGGGGACCGTCGGCGTGTTCGGCGGCCTCCCGTTCCTGCTGATCGCGTGGACGATCGCGATCGATCCGTATCCGGCGTGGGCGAACACGCCGGCGATGACCGACACGGTCGCCGTCTTTCGCCGTCCGCTCCACGGGATCTTCGAGAGCATCAGCGGCTTCACCAGCACCGGGCTGACGATGGCCGCGGTCGAGGAGGACCTGCCGCGGTCGCTGCACTGGTGGCGCTCCTTTACCGAGTGGATCGGCGGCGTCGGCGTCATCGTGCTCACCGTCGCTATCCTCGCTCGGCCGGGCAGCGGGTCGCTCACCCTCTACAAGAGCGAGGCCCGGTCGGAGAAGATCCACCCGAGCATCGTCTCGACGGTGACGGAAATCTGGAAGATCTACCTCGGATTCACGCTCGCCGGTATCGTCCTGTTCCTCGCCGCCGGGATGCCGGCGTGGGACGCGATCAATCACTCGATGACGGCCATCGCGACCGGCGGGTTCTCCGTCCACGCCGACTCGATCGGCCATTACGGCAGCCCGCTCATCGAGTACGCGGTCATCCCGATGATGGTCGCGGGCAGCATCGCGTTCCCCATCCACTACCTGCTGCTCAAGGGGGAACTCGAGAACTTCTACACCGACATCCAGACCCGCTGGGTGTTCCTCTGGTTCGGAATCGGCTCGATCGCACTGCTGGCGCTGCTCTCGGTCGGCAACCAGTACGAAACGCTCGAGGAGACGTTCCGGATCGCGCTGTTCCAGTTCGTCTCCGCGACGTCCAACGCCGGTTTCGGCACGGCGACGATCGGCGGCGGCACCGAGCGCGTCTGGACGGCCGGCCCGACGCTGCTGCTCTGTCTCGGGATGCTGACCGGCGCCGCGGCGGGGTCGACGGTCGGCGGCCTCAAACTCGTCCGCGTCATCACGCTGATCAAGGGGACGATCTGGCAGATCCGGAGCGTCTTCGTGCCGGCCAGCGCGATTCGACGGCTCCGAATCGGCGATCGCAGTCTCGATCAGTCCCAGGCCCAGCGCGAGTACACGGAGGCGACCGTCGTCTTCGTCCTCTGGCTCGCCGGCCTCGCCGTCGGCATCGCGGTCTTCCTCTGGACGCTGCCGCCCGAGTACCCCCTCGAGTACGTCGTCTTCGACGTGATGAGCGCCCAGAGCACGGTCGGCCTGGACGCGGGGATCACCGGGCCGGAGATGCCGACGGCCGCGAAGACGGTGCTGATCTTCAACATGTGGATCGGCCGCCTCGAGATCATCCCCGTCGCCGTGTTGCTGGGTGCGCTCTTCCAGAAGCTCGACCTCTATCGGTGA
- a CDS encoding TrkH family potassium uptake protein: MKARYPVIGRDVGRILQVVSLMLLVSIPIAAVHREFYAIPAFLLSAVVMAGLGVALARRYRGAADPGTLEAMITAAGSWAAVGVLGGLPFLLIAWTIAVDPYPAWANTPPLDDTTDIFLNPLDAVFESMSGFTGTGLTVAAVEEELPRSLHWWRSFTEWIGGVGVIVLTVAILARPGSGSLTLYQSEARSEKIHPSIVNTVTEIWKIYLGLTLGSIALFLLVGMPLWDAINHAMTGIATGGFSVHADSIGHYGSPLIEYAVVPVMVAGSIAFPIHYLIFRGELENFYKDVQTRWVFLWFGIGSLALTAILWANGQYETFEETFRVSLFQFVSATSNTGFGTATVGEGTEPVWSAGATFVTCLGMLTGAAAGSTVSGLKLVRVVTLVKGTAWQIGSVFEPDSAIRRLRIGTRSLSEDQFQREYTEAAVVFLLWITFLAVGVAVLLRTLSPAHPVEYVIFDVMSAQSNVGLDSGITGPGMPDTAKAMLIINMWVGRLEIIPVAVLLSAVFRRIGLYR, encoded by the coding sequence ATGAAGGCCCGCTACCCGGTAATCGGGCGGGACGTCGGCCGGATCCTCCAGGTGGTCTCACTGATGCTGCTGGTCTCGATCCCCATCGCCGCCGTCCACCGCGAGTTCTACGCGATCCCCGCGTTCCTCCTCTCGGCGGTCGTGATGGCCGGGCTCGGAGTCGCGCTCGCCCGTCGATACCGCGGCGCGGCCGACCCCGGAACGCTCGAGGCGATGATCACCGCGGCCGGTTCCTGGGCGGCGGTCGGCGTCCTCGGCGGCCTCCCGTTCCTGCTGATCGCGTGGACGATCGCGGTCGATCCGTACCCCGCGTGGGCGAACACGCCGCCGCTTGACGACACGACGGACATCTTCCTGAACCCGCTCGACGCGGTGTTCGAGAGCATGAGCGGCTTCACCGGGACGGGGCTGACCGTCGCCGCGGTCGAGGAGGAGTTACCGCGGTCGCTACACTGGTGGCGCTCCTTTACCGAGTGGATCGGCGGCGTCGGCGTCATCGTGCTCACCGTCGCCATCCTCGCCCGGCCGGGCAGCGGGTCGCTCACCCTCTACCAGAGCGAGGCCCGGTCGGAGAAGATCCACCCCAGCATCGTCAACACGGTCACGGAGATCTGGAAGATCTACCTCGGGCTGACGCTCGGGTCGATCGCGCTGTTCCTCCTCGTCGGCATGCCCCTGTGGGACGCGATCAACCACGCGATGACGGGGATCGCCACCGGCGGGTTCTCCGTCCACGCCGACTCGATCGGCCACTACGGCAGCCCGCTCATCGAGTACGCGGTCGTCCCGGTGATGGTCGCGGGCAGCATCGCGTTCCCCATCCACTACCTGATCTTTAGGGGCGAACTCGAGAACTTCTACAAAGACGTCCAGACGCGCTGGGTCTTCCTCTGGTTCGGGATCGGGTCGCTGGCCCTGACCGCGATCCTCTGGGCCAACGGACAGTACGAGACGTTCGAGGAGACGTTCCGGGTCTCGCTGTTCCAGTTCGTCTCCGCGACGTCGAACACCGGTTTCGGCACGGCGACGGTCGGCGAGGGCACGGAACCGGTCTGGTCGGCCGGGGCGACGTTCGTGACGTGTCTGGGAATGCTGACCGGCGCCGCAGCGGGGTCGACTGTCAGCGGTCTCAAACTCGTCCGCGTCGTCACGCTCGTCAAGGGGACGGCCTGGCAGATCGGCTCGGTCTTCGAGCCGGACAGCGCGATTCGTCGGCTCCGGATCGGCACACGGAGCCTCAGCGAGGACCAGTTCCAGCGGGAGTACACCGAAGCGGCCGTCGTCTTCCTGCTCTGGATCACCTTCCTCGCCGTCGGCGTGGCCGTCCTCCTGCGGACGCTCTCGCCGGCTCACCCCGTCGAGTACGTCATCTTCGACGTGATGAGCGCACAGAGCAACGTCGGGCTCGACTCGGGGATCACCGGTCCGGGAATGCCCGACACCGCGAAGGCGATGCTGATCATCAACATGTGGGTCGGCCGCCTCGAGATCATCCCCGTCGCCGTGTTGCTGAGCGCGGTCTTCCGGCGGATCGGGCTCTACCGCTGA
- a CDS encoding potassium channel family protein, which translates to MYIVIIGAGSIGSNLIDLAVRDGNDVVVIETDEQRANDVASTYDCLVLNADATTHDTLRDADIDRADAVISTTDIDAVNIMVMLLAQEHDVPNLVSVVHDPENLPVFEKIGVNLIENPQRLIADYLYHSVRYPDVSDFIDLDDETELVELTVTEDAPMAGQLLSTAKEGGALPEGCLVVALQRNGEIRAPRGETTIKAGDKVTVFTDDVTLADAVAAFTGDHP; encoded by the coding sequence ATGTATATCGTCATCATCGGCGCCGGAAGCATCGGCTCGAATCTGATCGATCTCGCGGTCCGCGACGGCAACGACGTCGTCGTCATCGAGACCGACGAACAGCGAGCGAACGACGTGGCCTCGACGTACGACTGTCTCGTGCTCAACGCCGACGCGACCACCCACGACACGCTTCGGGACGCGGACATCGATAGGGCAGACGCGGTCATCTCGACGACGGACATCGACGCGGTCAACATCATGGTGATGTTGCTCGCCCAGGAACACGACGTGCCGAACCTCGTCAGCGTCGTCCACGACCCGGAGAACCTGCCCGTCTTCGAGAAAATCGGCGTCAACTTGATCGAGAACCCCCAGCGGCTGATCGCCGACTACCTCTATCACTCCGTGCGGTATCCCGACGTCAGCGACTTCATCGACCTCGACGACGAGACCGAACTCGTCGAACTCACCGTCACCGAGGACGCCCCGATGGCCGGCCAACTGCTCTCGACGGCGAAGGAAGGCGGCGCGCTCCCCGAGGGCTGTCTCGTCGTCGCCCTCCAGCGGAACGGTGAGATCCGAGCCCCGCGGGGCGAGACGACGATCAAAGCCGGCGACAAGGTGACGGTGTTCACCGACGACGTCACGCTGGCCGACGCGGTCGCGGCGTTCACCGGCGACCATCCATGA
- a CDS encoding NOP5/NOP56 family protein, giving the protein MTDSAGADDGWFEALASDGPEAAATAVREGSADEPRDWPALAVEAGVVDDEDDYYDVLRTATTAAARAAVTEREAADDRQLVHAVRAMDDCTRTANELAERLAEWAGTVDPDAGTGVGYARELASRDETPDAAPDALVSLAERVAGLADEADELREYVERTAPTVAPNLAAMAGPVLAARLLSLAGGLESLAKKPSGTVQVLGAEDALFAHLRGHAPSPKHGIIYTHDAVRGTHPDERGSAARAVAGKLAIAARVDHYSGESKPELEAELEERIETIQARTDDGDADEDGSAAGADGGADDE; this is encoded by the coding sequence ATGACTGACAGTGCCGGAGCGGACGACGGCTGGTTCGAGGCCCTCGCGTCCGACGGCCCCGAGGCGGCCGCGACGGCGGTTCGCGAGGGGTCCGCCGACGAGCCCCGCGACTGGCCCGCGCTCGCGGTCGAAGCGGGGGTCGTCGACGACGAGGACGACTACTACGACGTCCTGCGAACCGCGACGACGGCGGCGGCGAGGGCGGCGGTGACCGAGCGCGAGGCGGCCGACGACCGCCAGCTCGTCCACGCGGTGCGGGCGATGGACGACTGCACGCGGACCGCGAACGAACTCGCCGAACGGCTGGCCGAGTGGGCGGGGACCGTCGACCCCGACGCCGGCACGGGCGTCGGCTACGCCCGCGAACTGGCGAGCCGAGACGAAACGCCCGACGCCGCGCCGGACGCGCTCGTCTCGCTGGCCGAGCGCGTCGCCGGCCTCGCCGACGAGGCCGACGAGCTGCGCGAGTACGTCGAGCGGACGGCGCCGACGGTGGCGCCCAACCTCGCCGCGATGGCCGGCCCCGTCCTCGCGGCGCGGCTGCTCTCGCTGGCCGGCGGCCTCGAGAGCCTGGCCAAGAAACCCAGCGGCACGGTTCAGGTGCTCGGCGCCGAGGACGCGCTCTTCGCCCACCTGCGCGGGCACGCGCCCTCGCCTAAGCACGGGATCATCTACACGCACGACGCGGTCCGGGGCACCCACCCCGACGAGCGCGGCTCGGCGGCCCGCGCGGTGGCCGGGAAGCTCGCCATCGCCGCCCGCGTCGACCACTACTCGGGCGAGTCGAAGCCCGAACTCGAGGCCGAACTCGAGGAGCGCATCGAGACGATTCAGGCGCGGACGGACGACGGCGACGCCGACGAGGACGGTTCCGCTGCCGGCGCCGACGGAGGTGCCGACGATGAGTGA
- the trkA gene encoding Trk system potassium transporter TrkA: MYVLIVGAGQVGQMIAANLADSHDVAVVERDPELADEITYSYDVLSVQGDGTELETLREAGLERADLVVACTDSDETNIVVCGTAKTASETFTIARVRRRTLLNTWEGSRGAFGVDFMVCTDLLVAQTIFRISGFPRAQDVETFAGGLVRMAEFEIGPESPLVGKRVEEADRYDSMTFAAVFREEQLIVARGDTEFRAGDRIVVIGSPSSVKEFAMAMVPDTTSSTDDVVIVGGSEIGFQAAREFEAHGFEPRLIERDQERAREMAEALPDTFVMQSDATDTDFLTREHVDEADIVVAALDSDEKNLLVSLLAQRVGVDRTVAIIENTEYTDLFEAVGIDVAINPREETAEEIVRFTRTDQTEKIAMLEHDRAEVIEVELDDDSALVGREIAESMEGLPDCVVIGAISRGGDLVTPRGTTVPRAGDHVVLFVDATALDEVSAAL, translated from the coding sequence ATGTACGTACTGATCGTCGGCGCGGGGCAGGTCGGCCAGATGATCGCCGCGAACTTAGCGGACTCTCACGACGTCGCGGTGGTCGAACGCGACCCCGAACTCGCCGACGAGATCACCTACTCGTACGACGTGCTCTCGGTCCAGGGCGACGGGACGGAACTCGAGACGCTCCGGGAAGCCGGCCTCGAGCGGGCGGATCTGGTCGTCGCCTGTACCGACAGCGACGAGACCAACATCGTCGTCTGTGGCACCGCCAAGACCGCCAGCGAGACGTTTACTATCGCGCGCGTCCGGCGGCGAACGCTGCTGAACACGTGGGAGGGATCCCGGGGCGCCTTCGGCGTGGATTTCATGGTCTGTACGGACCTGCTGGTCGCCCAGACGATCTTCCGGATCTCCGGCTTCCCGCGGGCCCAGGACGTCGAGACGTTCGCCGGCGGCCTCGTCAGGATGGCCGAGTTCGAGATCGGCCCGGAGAGCCCGCTGGTCGGCAAGCGCGTCGAGGAAGCCGACCGGTACGACTCGATGACGTTCGCCGCCGTCTTCCGGGAGGAGCAACTGATCGTCGCCCGCGGCGACACCGAGTTCCGCGCCGGCGACCGGATCGTCGTCATCGGGAGCCCCAGTTCCGTCAAGGAGTTCGCCATGGCGATGGTTCCGGACACGACCTCGAGCACCGACGACGTGGTCATCGTCGGCGGCAGCGAGATCGGGTTCCAGGCCGCCCGGGAGTTCGAGGCCCACGGCTTCGAGCCGCGGCTGATCGAGCGGGATCAGGAGCGCGCCCGCGAGATGGCCGAGGCGCTGCCGGACACGTTCGTCATGCAGAGCGACGCGACCGACACCGACTTCCTCACCCGCGAGCACGTCGACGAGGCCGACATCGTGGTCGCCGCCCTCGACAGCGACGAGAAGAACCTGCTCGTCTCGCTGCTGGCCCAACGGGTCGGCGTCGACCGGACCGTCGCGATCATCGAGAACACCGAGTACACCGACCTCTTCGAGGCCGTCGGGATCGACGTCGCGATCAACCCTCGAGAGGAGACCGCCGAGGAGATCGTCCGCTTTACGCGGACGGATCAGACCGAGAAGATCGCGATGTTAGAACACGACCGCGCCGAGGTCATCGAGGTCGAACTCGACGACGACAGCGCCCTGGTGGGCCGGGAGATCGCGGAGTCGATGGAGGGGCTCCCCGACTGCGTCGTCATCGGCGCGATCTCCCGCGGCGGCGACCTCGTCACGCCCCGCGGGACGACGGTTCCCCGCGCCGGCGACCACGTCGTGTTGTTCGTCGACGCGACCGCCCTCGACGAAGTGTCGGCCGCGCTGTGA
- a CDS encoding potassium channel family protein → MYIVIIGAGSIGSNLIDLAVRDGNDVVVIETDEQRANDVASSYDCLVLNADATTHDTLRDADIDRADAVISTTDIDAVNIMVMLLAQEHDVPNLVSVVHDPENLPVFEKIGVNLIENPQRLIADYLYHSVRYPGVTDFIDLDDETELVELTVTEDAPMHDQLLSSAKESGALPEGCLVVALQRDGDIRAPRGGTTVRAGDHVTVFTDDATLDAAVRAFTGEQP, encoded by the coding sequence ATGTATATCGTCATTATCGGCGCCGGGAGTATCGGCTCGAACCTGATCGATCTCGCGGTCCGCGACGGCAACGACGTCGTCGTCATCGAGACCGACGAACAGCGAGCGAACGACGTGGCCTCGTCGTACGACTGTCTCGTACTCAACGCCGACGCGACCACCCACGACACGCTCCGGGACGCGGACATCGACCGCGCGGATGCAGTTATTTCGACGACGGACATCGACGCGGTCAACATCATGGTGATGTTGCTCGCCCAGGAACACGACGTGCCGAACCTCGTCAGCGTCGTCCACGACCCCGAAAACCTGCCCGTCTTCGAGAAAATCGGCGTCAACTTAATCGAGAACCCCCAGCGGTTGATCGCCGACTACCTCTACCACTCCGTGCGGTATCCGGGCGTCACCGACTTCATCGACCTCGACGACGAGACCGAACTCGTCGAACTCACCGTCACCGAGGACGCCCCGATGCACGACCAACTGCTCTCCTCGGCGAAAGAGTCCGGCGCGCTCCCCGAGGGCTGTCTCGTCGTCGCTCTCCAGCGCGACGGCGACATTCGCGCGCCTCGCGGCGGGACGACCGTCCGCGCCGGCGATCACGTGACCGTCTTCACCGACGACGCCACCTTGGACGCCGCCGTCCGGGCGTTTACCGGCGAGCAGCCATGA
- a CDS encoding fibrillarin-like rRNA/tRNA 2'-O-methyltransferase — MSESLPDGVERRAFDGTERLATEGEPVYGEPTDGEWRAWNPNRSKLGAMLELGMDTGLEGGETVLYLGAASGTTVSHVADFAGPTYAVEFAARPTRDLLEAAESRPRLFPLLKDARKPETYAHVVESNVDVLVQDVATRGQARVALENRRFLADDGRLLLAVKARSEDVTRDPDDVFADVREELEEGYEISETQRLEDYHADHLGIIARPR; from the coding sequence ATGAGTGAGTCCCTCCCGGACGGCGTCGAGCGCCGCGCGTTCGACGGAACCGAGCGACTCGCGACCGAGGGAGAACCCGTTTACGGCGAACCGACCGACGGCGAGTGGCGCGCGTGGAACCCGAACCGATCGAAGCTGGGTGCGATGCTCGAGTTGGGCATGGACACCGGCCTCGAGGGCGGCGAGACGGTGCTCTACCTCGGCGCGGCCAGCGGAACGACCGTGAGTCACGTCGCGGACTTCGCCGGCCCGACTTACGCCGTCGAGTTCGCCGCGCGACCGACGCGGGACCTGCTCGAGGCGGCGGAGAGCCGGCCGCGGCTCTTCCCGCTGCTCAAGGACGCCCGGAAGCCCGAAACGTACGCCCACGTCGTCGAGTCGAACGTGGACGTGCTCGTGCAGGACGTCGCGACCCGGGGACAGGCGCGGGTAGCTCTCGAGAACCGGCGCTTCCTGGCCGACGACGGGCGGTTGCTGCTGGCCGTGAAGGCCCGGAGCGAGGACGTCACGCGCGACCCCGACGACGTCTTCGCGGACGTGCGCGAGGAACTCGAGGAGGGGTACGAGATTTCGGAGACGCAACGGCTCGAGGACTATCACGCGGACCATCTCGGGATCATCGCGCGGCCGCGGTAG
- a CDS encoding universal stress protein, which translates to MTDSITTHTVVPIATEDDARATCDALEDAVEEIETLTVVHVIEKTEGYPDKAPFEARREQAERIFSIVEERFPDGPAIRRELRYGTDVVDEVVAAAADVDATAIGFRPRPGGRLRRLLSGSDSYRLITESERPVVVFSRLGSQTT; encoded by the coding sequence ATGACCGATTCGATCACGACGCACACGGTCGTCCCGATCGCGACCGAGGACGACGCGCGGGCGACGTGCGACGCGCTCGAGGACGCCGTCGAGGAGATCGAGACGCTCACCGTCGTCCACGTCATCGAAAAGACGGAGGGCTACCCGGACAAGGCACCGTTCGAGGCGCGCCGCGAGCAAGCGGAGCGGATCTTTTCCATCGTCGAGGAGCGGTTCCCCGACGGGCCGGCGATCCGGCGCGAGCTCAGGTACGGGACCGACGTCGTCGACGAAGTCGTGGCCGCTGCCGCGGACGTCGACGCGACGGCCATCGGGTTTCGGCCCCGGCCCGGCGGTCGCCTCCGCCGACTGCTGTCGGGATCCGATTCGTATAGACTGATCACCGAGAGCGAACGTCCGGTCGTCGTCTTCTCGCGACTGGGCTCGCAGACGACCTAG
- a CDS encoding fatty acid--CoA ligase, giving the protein MTQHPTIGDTLEQTVDRYPDRDAIVYPRKDQRWTYAEFDERVDRLANAMRDLGIEKGDRVATVLHNGSEMALIVYACAKLGAVFTPLNFRLPSGEIEYIVTDAEAELVLFESETREAVEGARPSLETVSEYVFIDDDRDDPPAYARGFYDLLESGTAERPDVAVEEDDVYAFIYTSGTTGRPKGVVHEHRSMVEHNLLCIAELDLTRDDVGLSIMPLYHCAELHCSLFARVHRGAANVIHHEFDPEAALEAIEDHGVTVLFAAPTAWNALSLTAAEADVDVSSLRIGLYGAAPMPERVLENCMDHLCEAYVQAYGMTELGPAAVFQPPEDQIPKQGSAGLPALNHRVRVVDPDADPDAEVEAGQIGEILLSSPCTMREYWNRPEATAESLREADGTTWYYTGDLGYRDDDGYLYVVDRKDDMIVSGGENVYPAEVEDVLFAHDAVEEAAVVGEPDEEWGERVVAYVVADGVDAAALDEFVLESDRLADFKRPRTYYFVDELPKNPSGKIQKFKLREDEADVDPEAERVAS; this is encoded by the coding sequence ATGACACAGCACCCCACGATAGGCGATACCCTCGAGCAGACGGTCGACCGCTATCCCGACCGGGACGCGATCGTCTATCCGCGGAAGGACCAGCGGTGGACCTACGCCGAGTTCGACGAGCGCGTCGACCGGCTGGCGAACGCGATGCGCGACCTCGGGATCGAGAAGGGGGACAGGGTCGCGACGGTCCTGCACAACGGCTCGGAGATGGCGCTTATCGTCTACGCGTGCGCGAAGCTCGGCGCCGTCTTCACGCCGCTGAACTTCCGCCTGCCGTCGGGCGAGATCGAGTACATCGTCACCGACGCCGAAGCCGAGCTGGTCCTGTTCGAATCCGAGACGCGGGAGGCGGTCGAAGGGGCGCGACCGAGCCTCGAGACCGTCTCGGAGTACGTGTTCATCGACGACGACCGCGACGACCCGCCGGCGTACGCGCGGGGGTTCTACGACCTCCTCGAGTCGGGGACCGCCGAGCGGCCCGACGTGGCCGTCGAGGAGGACGACGTCTACGCGTTCATCTACACGTCGGGAACGACGGGCCGTCCGAAGGGCGTGGTCCACGAACACCGGAGCATGGTCGAGCACAATCTGCTGTGCATCGCGGAACTCGATCTCACCCGCGACGACGTCGGCCTCTCGATCATGCCGCTGTACCACTGCGCCGAACTCCACTGCAGCCTGTTCGCGCGGGTCCACCGCGGCGCGGCGAACGTCATCCACCACGAGTTCGACCCGGAAGCGGCCCTCGAGGCGATCGAAGACCACGGCGTCACGGTCCTCTTCGCGGCGCCGACCGCGTGGAACGCGCTGTCGCTGACCGCCGCCGAGGCCGACGTCGACGTCTCGTCGCTCCGGATCGGCCTCTACGGTGCGGCGCCGATGCCCGAACGGGTCCTCGAGAACTGCATGGACCACCTCTGCGAGGCGTACGTCCAGGCCTACGGGATGACCGAGCTCGGGCCGGCGGCGGTCTTCCAGCCGCCGGAGGACCAGATTCCGAAGCAGGGGTCGGCCGGCCTGCCCGCGCTCAACCACCGCGTCCGCGTGGTCGACCCCGACGCCGATCCGGACGCCGAGGTCGAGGCGGGCCAGATCGGCGAGATCCTGCTCTCGAGCCCGTGTACGATGCGCGAGTACTGGAACCGCCCCGAGGCGACCGCCGAATCGCTGCGCGAGGCCGACGGAACGACGTGGTACTACACCGGCGACCTGGGCTACCGCGACGACGACGGCTACCTCTACGTCGTCGACCGGAAGGACGACATGATCGTCTCGGGCGGCGAAAACGTCTACCCCGCGGAAGTGGAGGACGTGCTGTTCGCCCACGACGCCGTCGAGGAGGCGGCCGTCGTCGGCGAACCCGACGAGGAGTGGGGCGAACGGGTCGTCGCGTACGTCGTCGCCGACGGCGTCGACGCGGCCGCCCTCGACGAGTTCGTCCTCGAGAGCGATCGGCTCGCGGACTTCAAGCGGCCGCGGACGTACTACTTCGTCGACGAACTCCCGAAGAACCCGAGCGGCAAGATCCAGAAGTTCAAACTCCGGGAGGACGAGGCGGACGTCGATCCCGAAGCCGAGCGCGTCGCGTCCTGA
- a CDS encoding Lrp/AsnC family transcriptional regulator gives MSVRLDDVNKRIIHALMDDARNTSAPMIAEEVGVSPATIRNRINQLEDAGIISGYHANVDFDAADGMLTTLYVATAPVEERTRLAQQSRTIAGVVNVREFVAGRENLHVLAVGDDVDAINDVGRELAALGLEIDDEKMLRTDQFQSYQPFGPAETHQQFSDYVSLTGGNEVVELTVDDDAPIAGMTLERAGAEDVLEDGVLVVSIERDDAVLTPTGESEIRAGDILTVLSRGEFTDSTLDAFETDRR, from the coding sequence ATGAGCGTTCGTCTCGACGATGTGAACAAACGGATCATCCACGCGCTGATGGACGACGCGCGGAACACGTCCGCCCCGATGATCGCCGAGGAGGTGGGCGTCTCGCCGGCGACGATTCGAAACCGGATCAATCAGCTCGAGGACGCCGGCATCATCAGCGGCTATCACGCGAACGTGGACTTCGACGCCGCCGACGGCATGCTCACGACGCTGTACGTGGCGACGGCGCCCGTCGAAGAGCGCACGCGCCTCGCCCAGCAGTCGCGGACGATCGCCGGCGTCGTCAACGTTCGGGAGTTCGTCGCCGGCCGGGAGAACCTCCACGTCCTCGCCGTCGGCGACGACGTCGACGCGATCAACGACGTCGGCCGGGAGCTCGCGGCGCTGGGCCTCGAGATCGACGACGAGAAGATGCTCCGAACGGACCAGTTTCAGTCCTACCAGCCCTTCGGCCCGGCCGAGACCCATCAGCAGTTCTCGGACTACGTCAGCCTCACCGGCGGCAACGAGGTCGTCGAACTGACCGTCGACGACGACGCGCCGATCGCCGGCATGACCCTGGAACGCGCCGGGGCGGAGGACGTCCTCGAGGACGGCGTGCTCGTCGTTTCGATCGAACGCGACGACGCCGTGCTGACGCCGACGGGGGAAAGCGAGATCCGGGCCGGCGACATCCTGACCGTCCTCTCTCGAGGCGAGTTCACCGACTCCACGCTCGACGCGTTCGAAACCGATCGCCGCTAA